Below is a window of Burkholderia cepacia DNA.
GTGCAGCCGTGCGTTCCAGGATGCGGTCGACGATCTGACCGCGAAAGGCGTGACCGTCGTCGCGGCCGCAGGTAACCACGGAAGCAATGCGATCGACATGCCGGCCAACTGCCGTGGCGTGATTTCGGTCGGCGCGAGCGACGAAACCGGCCGGCGCGCGTTCGACAGCAATACGCATGCGCGCGTGACACTCAGCGCGCCGGGAGCGGGGATTCTTTCGCTGACCAATGACGGTACCCGTGCGCCGGGCACTGCCAGTTACGGCGTCGCACGCGGCACCAGTTTCGCGGCCCCGCAGGTGTCCGGCGTGGTGTCGCTCATGCTGTCAGCCAACCCGCGTCTGTCGCCGCGCGACATAGCGGACATTCTGAAGAACACGGCCCGCTTCTCCGCAATCGCGCAGACGACGCGCTCGTGCCGCGTCATTCCTTCCGGACGAGGCATCGTTGACGCCCGGGCGGCTGTCAACGCGGCGGCGCGCACACGAACGGGTAGCCCTTCATAAGCCGTTCCATCGTACCGGCGTCGCGTGGTGCATCCGAACCGTGCGATGTCGCCAACCTGCTCGCCCGGCCACGGGATTCCGATTTGCATAGGCGTGACGTGTCGTGCGCCCGATGCGGGTTTACTTTTTATATAGCGCGGTGGCAGTTGGTGTGCGCGTAAATTAATTATTTCGTCGATGCATGTTATGTGCTGAGTTTTGAACTTATCCGTTCTCTACGGTTGTTTTTTTATTAGTAAGACGAAACATGTGCCATGACTTAAAGACATACCGACCATGAAGAAAATTCGATTGTTCGCAAGAATTGGCTCGGGCTAAATCATGCGGCAGATGCTGGGCCGCGCATGTCGCGCGAGCCAGTCCGAAAGACAATAAAAGGAGGAGTCATGCGAAGCGCCACCGCGCCCCGTTCGAAATTGCCCGACGTCGGAACGACGATCTTCACGGTGATTGGCCAGCTGGCCGCTCAGCACGATGCGTTGAACCTGTCGCAGGGCGCGCCGAATTTCGCGCCCGATCCGGCGCTCGTCGAAGGCGTCGCGCGCGCGATGCGCGACGGCCACAACCAGTACGCGCCGATGGCCGGCGTGATGGCGCTGCGCGAACGGCTCGCCGAGAAGACGGAAGCGCTGTACGGCACGCGCTACGACCCGGCCACCGAGATCACGGTGATCGCGAGCGCGAGCGAAGGGCTGTACGCGGCGATCAGCGCACTCGTGCATCCGGGCGACGAGGTGATCTACTTCGAGCCGTCGTTCGACAGCTATGCGCCGATCGTGCGGTTGCAGGGCGCGACGCCGGTGGCGATCAAGCTGTCGCCCGAGCATTTCCGCGTGAACTGGGATGAAGTGGCGGCCGCCATCACGCCGCGCACACGGATGATCATCGTCAACTCGCCGCACAACCCGACCGCGACCGTGTTCTCGGCCGACGATCTCGAGCGGCTCGCGCAGCTCACGCGCGACACGGGCATCGTCGTGCTGTCCGACGAAGTCTACGAGCACGTCGTGTTCGACGGCGCGCAGCACCAGAGCGTCGCGCGCCATCGCGAGCTGGCCGAGCGCAGCGTGATCGTGTCGTCGTTCGGCAAGTCGTTCCACGTGACGGGCTGGCGGGTCGGCTATTGCCTCGCGCCGGCCGAACTGATGGACGAGATCCGCAAGGTGCACCAGTTCATGGTGTTTTCGGCCGATACGCCGATGCAGATCGCGTTCGCGGAGATCCTCGCGCGGCCGGACAGCTATCTCGGCCTGTCGGCGTTCTACCAGGCCAAGCGCGACCTGCTCGCGCGCGAGCTGGCCGATTCGCGTTTCGAGTTGCTGCCGAGCGAAGGCTCGTTCTTCATGCTCGCGCGCTTCCGGCACTTCTCGAACGAAAGTGACAGCGATTTCGTGCTGCGCCTGATCCGCGACGCGCGCGTCGCGACGATTCCGCTGTCGGCGTTCTATACCGACGGCACCGATGCCGGCGTGATCCGGCTCAGTTTTTCGAAGGACGACGCGACGCTGGTCGAAGGCGCGCGGCGGCTGCGTTCGCTGTAAGAAACCGGCGACGGGCACCCGGGGCGACGGGCATCCGGCGACGGGCGCGTCGCATCGACCAATCACAGGAGATCACGATGAAGCACACGGCTACCCTGAAACTCGCGTTTGCACTCGCATGCGCAATCGGCTCCGGCGCGGCGCTCGCCGACGCACAGACGCTGCGTTTCGGCCTCGAAGCGCAATACCCGCCGTTCGAATCGAAAGCGCCGAACGGCGACCTGCAGGGCTTCGACATCGACATCGGCAATGCCGTCTGCCAGACGGCGAAGCTGTCGTGCAAATGGGTCGAGA
It encodes the following:
- a CDS encoding pyridoxal phosphate-dependent aminotransferase, which translates into the protein MRSATAPRSKLPDVGTTIFTVIGQLAAQHDALNLSQGAPNFAPDPALVEGVARAMRDGHNQYAPMAGVMALRERLAEKTEALYGTRYDPATEITVIASASEGLYAAISALVHPGDEVIYFEPSFDSYAPIVRLQGATPVAIKLSPEHFRVNWDEVAAAITPRTRMIIVNSPHNPTATVFSADDLERLAQLTRDTGIVVLSDEVYEHVVFDGAQHQSVARHRELAERSVIVSSFGKSFHVTGWRVGYCLAPAELMDEIRKVHQFMVFSADTPMQIAFAEILARPDSYLGLSAFYQAKRDLLARELADSRFELLPSEGSFFMLARFRHFSNESDSDFVLRLIRDARVATIPLSAFYTDGTDAGVIRLSFSKDDATLVEGARRLRSL